A window of Roseateles sp. XES5 genomic DNA:
ACGGCCCGCTTTCGCAGTGGAAGGGCCGCCTTTCCGCCGCGCTCGACGGCACCGAAATGCTGCGGGTCGACGGCCGTCACGACCTTGCGACGAGCGGCCTGCATACTCTCACGCTGAAGGGCGGCGGCACGTTCGATGCGCTGATGCCGCCGCAACTGCGTCCGCTCTTTGCCGGCGAGACCGGCATCGACGTGGTTGCCGCCTTCGACGGCACGGACATGCTGCGTATCGAAAAGGGGGCAATCGCGACCGGCGCGATGACGCTCGCCGCATCGGGCACCGTCAGCGCCAGTGGCGCGAACGATCTCGATGTGAAGCTCGCCGGCAAGGACGGCCCGATCGACTTCCGCTGGCCGCTGGCCGAAGGCGATGCCCGCGTGCTTATCGACGGCGCGGATATCGCGCTGACGGGGCAGGCAAGCGCGGCAAAGCTGGAAGCGCATGTCTCGGTGGCGGCCGCGGAGCTGCCCGCCGGCCGCATTGAGACCATCCGCCTGACGGCGACAAGCGATGCCTTCAATGTGGCTGACAGGTCCGGCCGGATCGACGCAACGCTCGAAACCGGCGTGACGGCCTTCGCCAATCCGGATGTCGACCGCGCGGTAAAGGGACCGGCGAAGCTCGTTGCGACGCTGAACGTCTCGCCGGGTGAAATCGTCTTCGATCCCGCGACGCTGGAAAGCGCCAGCATCGGGGGAACGTTGTCGGGACGCTATGGGCTGGAAAGCCGCGAGGCGGATGTCAATTTCCGCCTGTTCGCGCTGCCGGCCGTCCTGCCACCCGCAATGGCCGGCAAGTTCGACACAACCGTCGCCACGGAAGGGCGCCTTAAGCTGGCAAGCGACGGCGGGCTTCAGGTCTCCGGCTTCCAGGTGAAATCCGGCACGCTGGAAGCGGCGGGCGATGTCTCGCTCGGCAAGGGCAATCTGGAAGCCGCACTCACCGGCAAGGTCCTCAACCTTGGCAAGCTGCTCGCCGATGCGGCGGGCGAAGCGGCGTTCGAGCTCTCGGCGACCGGTCCCGTCGAAGGACTCGATGTCTCGGGCAAGATCACGTCGAGCGGCGCGACCCTTTCCGGCCGTACGCTGAGCGACCTCGTCGTGACGCTGAAGGGCAAGGCCGTTGCCGACAGCCCTTCCGGCGAATTGACGGCGACGGGCGCGCTCGACGGGCAGGCGATCAATGTGCGGTCCAGCGTCACGTCGGAAGGCGGGCGCATCTCCGTGCCGGTGCTGGAGGCGGAGATCGGTTCCAACACGCTCAAGGGCTCGCTGGCGCTGGCGCAGAACTTCATGCCCGACGGGACGATCCGTTTCGATTTCCCCGATCTCGGCCTGCTGGCCGCCATGGCGGGTCAGAAGGCGGCCGGCGATCTTTCGGGACAGATCGAGTTTGCGACGGGCAACGGCAAGACGTCGGCAAGCGTGCAGGCATCCGGCTCCGGCATTCGCCGCGATGCGTTGAGCATCGTCAAGCCGGCCGTCGACCTTGCCATTGCCGATCTCGCGACGGCGGCGATCACGGGCACAGTGCGCGCCGAGCGCGTCGCCTCGGGCGAAAACCGGCTCGAGGCCCTGAAGCTCGATTTTTCGCGCGAAGGCCAGGCGACGAGCTTTGACGTGACCGGCCGTCTGGACGGCGCGCCGCTGGTGACGAAGGGCAAGGTGCTGCAGCGCGACGGCGGTCTCGATGTCGCCCTTCAGGCCGTGGAGGCGGCGCCGCGGCGCATTGCGCTGAAGCTGGCCAAGCCGACGACCATCGGCGTCGCCAATGGCGTGGCGACGCTGGATGGTCTGACCATCCAGGCGGGACGCGGTTCCGTGGCGGTTTCCGGCAAGGCGGGTGAGACGCTCGACCTGTCGCTCCGCCTAAACGCGGTGCCGGCGGCGCTGATCAACAATTTCGCCGCCACGCTGGGGGCGGAAGGCGCGATCGGCGGTACGGTGACGGTCAAGGGCAAGGCGGCAGCGCCGGTCGTCGGCTATGCGCTCGACTGGCGCGGCGCGGTGACCAGCCAGACACGGGGCGCGGGCGTCGGCGCGCTGGACATCAATGCCAAGGGCGAATTCGTCAACAACCAGGTGCGGCTGGATACGGTTCTCTCGGGCGCGGGCGGCCTTTCCTTCCGTGGGGGCGGTACGGTCGGCATCGGCGGGGCGACGCCGCTCGGGCTGAAATTCAACGGCACGGTGCCGTTCGGCCTGCTGCAGGGCCAGCTTTCCGCGCAGGGCTTCGTCCTCACCGGCAATGCCAATGTCGATCTTTCCATCGGCGGTACGGCGGGGGCACCCTCCGTCACAGGCAGCATCACGGCGGGTGGTGCGCGCCTTGTCGACGTGCGGCGCAATCTCGCGGTGGAGAATCTCACCATCCGCGTCAACATGGACGGGCGGCAGGCGGTGATCGAGACCGTCTCGGGCAAGCTGGCGAGCGGCGGGCAACTTTCGGCGAGCGGCACGGTCGGCATCGATCCGGCAAGCGGGTTCCCGGTGGACGTGGCGATCAAGCTCGGCAACGTCACCTATGTCGACGGCACGCTGGTGACGGCCAATGTGACGGGAGACCTGACGCTGAAGGGGCCTGTCGCAGGCCTTTCCCTCGGCGGCAAGGTGCATATCAACAAGGCGAACATCACCCTCCCGCAGAAACTGCCGGCCTCGCTTTCCGAGATCGACATCAAGCACCGCAACGCCCCGGCCGACGTCAAGCGCATGACGGCCGATGTGCAGCGGCAGCAGGGCGGCGGGGGCGGCGGGCGCGGTATCGCGCTCGATCTGACCATCACCTCGCCCGGCCAGCTCTTCGTGCGTGGCCGTGGCATCAATGCGGAAATGGGCGGCGATCTGACCATCACCGGAACCTCCGCATCGCCCATCGTGTCCGGCGGTTTCACCCTGGAGCGCGGTCGCATGGAAATCCTGACGCGCCGCCTCGATTTCACCAGTGCCCATATCGGCTTTGCCGGCGGCCTCGTGCCGACGGTCAATCTCGTGGCGGCCAGTACCGCGGGCACCACGGAAATCACCGTGACGGTCGCCGGTCTCGCCAACAATCCGACCGTCACCTTCGCCTCCTCGCCCTCGTTGCCGCAGGACGAGATCCTCGCCCAGCTCATCTTCAACCGCTCGATGTCGAACCTTTCGGCGGTGCAGATCGCCCAGCTTGCCTCGGCCGCCAGCCAGCTTGCCGGCGGCAGCTCGACGGGCCTGCTCGACAGCCTGCGCAGCAAGCTCGGCGTGGACGACCTCGACATCACCACGGATGCGGAGGGCCGCGCTGCCGTCTCCGCTGGCAAGTACCTGAACGAGCGGACCTATATCGAATTGAAGCAGGACCCCGAGACGAACGGCGCGAAAGCCGTGATCAACCTCGATGTCGGCCGCGGCCTGAAGCTGCGCGGCGAGGCCGGCAGCGGGGGCAGCGCCGGCGGGGGCATCTTCTACGAGAAGGAATATTGAGGGGGACCCGGCCTTTTCTGCTTTTCGCGCACTGAACGGCCCGGCGTTTGAAAGATTTTAACCAGGACGTGCATAGGATCGCCCCGAGACGCAGACCAACTGGGAAGACCCTGATGACCTCCATCAAGACGACCGGCTTTGCCGGCGATACGCTCGAAATCATCGCATTTCGCCTGCACGATCAGGAATTCTGCGTGAAGACGACCACGATCCGCGAAATTCGCGGCTGGGCGCCGTCCACGCCGATCCCGCATTCTCCGCCTGACGTCATCGGCGTGATGAACCTGCGCGGCACGGTCATCCCGATCATCGACCTCGCCCACAAGCTCGGCATGAAGAGCACGGAAGCCAACGAGCGCAGCGCCATCGTGGTCGCCGAAGTGCACAGCATGGTCGTCGGCCTCGTCGTCGATCGCGTGTCCGATATCCTCACCATCCGCAGCGAGCAGATCCAGCCGGTGCCGGAAGTGACGACCTCCTTCGACAAGGCCTATGCCGAGGGCATCATCGCCCATGAGAACGGCATGATCTGCTTCCTGAACCTCTCGCGCATGTTCAAGGAGCGCGACATGGAAGACATGGCGGCCTGATCGCCTCCTTCCGACCGTTGAACCATGGAGCCGCCGTGCGAAAGCACGGCGGTTTTTTGTTGCCTGTGGTCGAATGCAACCAATGGGTGATATCCGGGGTGTGGCGCCAAAAGACTGCCTCCCGTTACGTAAGGCATTTAACTCCGTAAGTTGTTGTTATATAAGAAATCTAAAATCTCACCCTTTGATTTTCATCAATTCTTAAGCCTGACTCGCCATTTTGGATTGTATCCGCGGACTTTGATGAAGAAACGCTAAAGCACGCGATGATTGAAATTCAAAAGGCTGGACGATGGTCCGTGCGCGGATCGTGCGTCAGCGTCAACAATCGACGACCGCCACGCCGGCAATCACCCGAGAGCGTGGCCGTCGCACAAAGGGACAGGTCATGCTTTCATTTGCGAAATCCATGGATGCAGGCCATATCATCGACGCGCTGTCGCGCTCGCAGGCCGTGATCCAGTTCGATCTTACCGGCAATATTCTGACCGCCAACGAAAACTTCTGCCGCGCGCTCGGCTACGAATTGAAGGACATCGTCGGCAAGCATCACCGCATCTTCTGCGACGCCGCCTATGTGGCGAGCGAGGAATACCGGCAGTTCTGGGCGCGGCTCGGGCGCGGAGAATACGATTCCTCCAGCTACAAGCGCCTGCGCAAGGATGGCGGCGAAATCTGGATCCAGGCGTCGTACAATCCCGTCTTCCGCGGCGGCAAGCCCTACAAGGTCGTCAAGTTTGCGACCGACATCACCCAGGCCAAGATGCAGGCGACGGAAGATGCGGCCAAGCTCGACGCGATCTCCCGCTCGCAGGCGGTGATCGAGTTCACGCCGGCAGGCGAGATCATCCATGCCAACGAGAATTTCTGTGCGGCCCTCGGCTACGATCTCTCGGAGATTCGCGGCAAACACCACCGCATGTTCTGCGACCAGGCCTATGTGCAGACACAAGCCTATGCGGATTTCTGGAAGGCCCTCGCAGAGGGCCGTTTCATTTCCAACGAGTTCGTGCGCTACGGCAAGGGCGGCAGGGAAATCTGGATCCAGGCGGCCTATAACCCGATCCGCGATATCAATGGCCGGGTCTACAAGGTGGTGAAATTCGCGACCGACGTGACGGAGCGCATGTCGGCGATCAACGCGCTCGGCGGCGCGCTGAAGGCGCTGGCGGAAGGCGACCTCACGCAGAATCTCGGCACCGCCTTCGTTCCGTCGATGGAAATGGTGCGCAAGGATTTCAACGAGGCCGTTGCCGGCCTGCATGAGGCCATGCGCACGGTCGAGACCAATGCCAATGCCATCGCCTCGGGTGCGCAGGAAATCCGCTCGGCGGCGGACGACCTTGCCAAGCGCACCGAGCAGCAGGCGGCTTCCGTCGAGGAAACCGCGGCGGCGCTCGACGAGATCACGACGACGGTGGCCGATTCGAGCCGCCGCGCCGACGAGGCCGGTACGCTGGTCGCCAAGACCCGCACGGGAGCGGAAAAATCCGGCGAGGTCGTCAAGAAGGCCATCGGCGCCATGGGGCAGATCGAGCAGTCTTCCCGCGAGATCTCCAACATCATCGGCGTCATCGACGACATCGCGTTCCAGACCAACCTTCTGGCGCTGAATGCCGGTGTGGAAGCCGCCCGCGCGGGCGAGGCCGGCAAGGGCTTTGCCGTCGTGGCGCAGGAGGTGCGGGAACTGGCGCAGCGCTCGGCAAGCGCCGCCAAGGACATCAAGGCGCTGATCACCACATCCGGCGAGCAGGTGAAGAGCGGCGTGTCGCTGGTCGACGAGACGGGGCGGGCCCTTCAGGAAATCCTCGGCCAGGTGCAGGAGGTGCATACCAATGTCGCGGCGATCGTCGAGGCCTCGCGCGAGCAATCGACCGGCCTTCGCGAGATCAACCAGTCGGTCAATGCGATGGACCAGGCGACGCAGCAGAATGCCGCGATGGTGGAGGAAAGCACGGCGGCGAGCCATGCCATGGCGCGCGAGGCCGATACGCTGCATGCGCTCATCCGCCGCTTCCGGCTTGCCGGCAATGCGCAGCCCGTCCAACGGGCGCCCGCGCCCGCCAATGTCGCACAGCTTCATGCCGTGGCCCGCAGCATGCGGTCGTCGCGCGGCTCCACAGCGCCGGCAGCAGAGAACTGGGAAGAGTTCTGAGCGCAGCGCCATGGCATGAAAACGGCCGGCAGCAATGCCGGCCGTTGGTGTTTCAGGGGATCAGCGCGCCGCGGCGGGCACTTCCGCCGGCGGCGGGCGGTGGATCAGCGGCACGGCCGCCAGAACCAGCGCGTCCAGCCCCTCGCCGTCGTGGTTGTCGACGATGTCGAAAAGCTGCCGGCGCATGCGCGGTTCCCAGAACTTGTTGATGTGCGTCGCCACGCCGCCGGGGCCTTCATTGGCCGGCTGCGAGTGGAAGAAGGTGGCGATCTGGTTCGCCATTCTGACGAGCTTGTTGCCTTCGGACATGGCTGTCTCCTAACCGTTGCCGGCCCTTCTTTCGGGGCCGGAGACGATGCGTTCCGCACCGGTGAAAATCTCGAATTCCTCGCCGCGCACCAGCGCGATCAGCGTCATGCCGGCCTCCTGCGCGGTGCGGATGGCAAGCGCCGTCGGCGCGGAAATGGCGATGATGAAAGGACTGCCGATGACAGCGGTCTTCTGCACCATCTCGACGGAAACGCGGCTCGTCACGACCACCGCTCCCGCGCTGCCTGCATGGCCCGCGCGCCGCGCCGCGCCGACGAGCTTGTCCAGCGCATTGTGCCGCCCGACATCCTCGCGCACGGCGACGAGGCCCGCGGCCGGCACGTAGAAACCGGCGCCATGCACGGCGCGCGTCGCCATGTGAAGGGGCTGCTGGCCGTTCAGCAGGCGCACGGCCTCGACCACGTCGTCTTCGCTCAATGTAAGCGATGACGAACGCACGGACGGCGTCACGCGGACGGCCTGCTCGATGGATTCGATGCCGCAGAGACCGCAGCCGACCGGACCGGCCATGTGGCGGCGACGGGCGGTCAGCGCATCGTTCTGCACGTCGGCAAGGCGGATTTGCAGGTCGATGCCCTTGTCTTCCTGGAGAACGTCGATGGTCTCGATCTCGACGGGGTCGCCGATGATGCCTTCCGTCAGGCTGAAGCCGACGGCGAAGTCCTCGAGATCGGCGGGGGTCGCCATCATCACGGCATGGGTCGAGCCGGCATAGGAGAAGGCGACCGGGGTTTCCTCCGGTACGAAGCGCTCGCCATCCGCGAGCCGCCCGCTGCGGCGGGCGGTCTCAGGAACCTTGATCGATGTCGCGAAATCCGGCACCCGAAAATCCTACTCTGCCGCCTCCAGCTTGCCGGCGATGCGGCGCGACCGCTTCGACAGCTCGTCATATTCGACCTGCCAGTCGGACGGACCGTTGGAGGGCGAGATCTGCACCGCCGTCACCTTGTATTCCGGGCAGTTCGTTGCCCAGTCGGAGAAGTCGGTGGTGATGACGTTCGCCTGGGTCAGCGGGTGATGGAAGGTCGTGTAGACGACGCCCGGCGCGACGCGGTCGGTGATGAGCGCGCGTAGCGTCGTCTCGCCGGCGCGGCTGCCGAGGCGCACCCAGTCGCCGTCGCGGATGCCGCGGTTCTGCGCATCGTGCGGATGGATTTCCAGCCGATCCTCCTCATGCCAGACGACATTGTCGGTGCGGCGGGTCTGGGCGCCGACATTGTACTGGCTGAGAATGCGGCCGGTGGTCAGCAGAAGCGGGAAGCGCGGCCCGGTCTTCTCGTCGGTCGCGACATATTCCGTTCGGATGAATTTGCCCTTGCCGCGCACGAAGCCGTCCGTGTGCATGATCGGCGAGCCGAGCGGATGCTGTTCGTTGCAGGGCCACTGCACCGAGCCGACCTTGTCCAGATAGTCGTAGGAGACGAGGGCGAAGCTTGGTGTCGTCGCTGCGATCTCGTCCATGATCTCGGACGGGTGATTGTAGTTCCAGTCGAGACCCATGGCCTTGGCGAGATTCTGGGTGACTTCCCAGTCGCCATAGCCGTTCTTCGGGGTCATGACGCGGCGCACGCGGTTGATGCGGCGCTCGGCATTGGTGAAGGTGCCGTCCTTCTCGAGGAAGGTCGAGCCCGGCAGGAAGACGTGGGCATAGTTCGCGGTCTCGTTGAGGAACAGGTCCTGCACGACGACGCATTCCATGGCGGCAAGGCCGGCGGAGACGTGTTTGGTATCCGGGTCGGACTGGAGAATATCCTCGCCCTGGATGTAGAGACCCATGAAGGAGCCTTCGACGGCGGCGTCCAGCATGTTGTTGATGCGCAGGCCCGGCTCGTTGTTGAGCGTCACGCCCCAGAGCTTCTCGAAAATCTCGCGCGTGGCGTCATCCGAGATGTGACGGTAGCCCGGCAGTTCGTGCGGGAAGGAGCCCATGTCGCACGAGCCCTGCACGTTGTTCTGGCCGCGCAGCGGATTCACGCCGACGCCCTCGCGGCCGATATTGCCGGTCGCCATGGCGAGGTTGGCGATGGCCATGACGGTCGTCGAGCCCTGGCTGTGCTCGGTGACGCCGAGGCCGTAATAGATCGAGCCGTTGCCGCCGGTGGCGAAGAGGCGGGCCGCGCCGCGCAGCGCTTCGGCCGGCACGCCGGTCAGGGCTTCCGTCTCTTCCGGGCTGTGACGCGGTTCGGCGACGAAGCCGGCCCAGTCCTCGAACTCCGACCAGTCGCAGCGTTCGCGGATGAACTTTTCGTCGAAGAGGCCTTCCGTCACGATGACATGGGCAAGGGCGGTGACGACGGCGACGTTCGTGCCCGGCCGCAGCGGCAGGTGATAGGACGCCTTGACGTGCGGCGAGGAGACGAGGTCGATGCGGCGCGGATCGATGACGATGAGCTTTGCGCCCTGGCGCAGGCGCTTCTTGAGGCGCGAGCCGAAGACGGGGTGGGCATCGGTGGGGTTGGCGCCGATGATGATGACGACGTCGGTATGTTCGACGCTGTCGAAATCCTGCGTGCCGGCCGAGGTGCCGAAGGCCTGGCCGAGGCCGTAGCCGGTCGGCGAATGGCAGACGCGGGCGCAGGTATCGACATTGTTGTTGCCGAAGCCGGCGCGGATGAGCTTCTGGACGAGATAGGTTTCCTCGTTCGTGCAGCGGGACGAGGTGATGCCGCCGACGGAATCACGGCCGTACTGATACTGGATGCGGCGGAATTCGGCGGCCACATGGGCATAGGCCTCTTCCCAGGTCACTTCCCGCCACGGATCGGAGATCTTCTCGCGGATCATCGGATTGAGGATGCGCTCGCGGTGGGTCGAGTAGCCATAGGCGAAGCGGCCCTTGACGCAGGAATGGCCGCGGTTCGCCTGTCCGTCCTTCCACGGCACCATGCGCACCAGTTCCTCGCCGCGCATTTCCGCCTTGAAGGAGCAGCCGACGCCGCAATAGGCGCAGGTGGTGACGACGGAATGTTCCGGCTGGCCGATCTCGATGACCGACTTTTCGGTGAGCGTTGCCGTCGGGCAGGCCTGCACGCAGGCCCCGCAGGAAACGCATTCCGAATCGAGGAAATGTTCGTGCATGCCGGGAGAAACGCGGCTGTCGAAGCCACGGCCCTCGATGGTCAGTGCGAAGGTGCCCTGCACCTCTTCGCAGGCGCGCACGCAGCGCGAGCAGACGATGCACTTGGAGGGGTCGTAGGTGAAGTAGGGGTTCGATTCGTCCTTCGGCATCCAGCGGGCATTGGTCTCGCCGTTGTTGCGGGCCTTGACGTGGTTGTCGCCTTCGTAACCGTAGCGCACATCGCGGAGGCCCACGGCGCCGGCCATGTCCTGCAGCTCGCAGTCGCCGTTCGCCGCGCAGGTCAGGCAATCGAGCGGATGGTCGGAGATGTAGAGCTCCATCACGCCCTTGCGGATGTCCTTCAGGCGGCCCGTCTGGGTGTGCACGACGAGGCCGGGCGCGACCGGCGTGGTGCAGGAGGCGGGCGTACCGTTGCGGCCCTCGATCTCGACGAGACAGAGGCGGCAGGAGCCGAAGGCGTCGACCATGTCGGTGGCGCAGAGCTTCGGCACCTGGATGCCGGCCTCCATGGAGGCGCGCATGATGGACGTGCCCTCGGGGACGGTGATCTCGTTCCCGTCGATGGTGAGCGTCACCATCTTTTCCGAACGGGAGGCGGGCGTGCCGAAGTCGATTTCAGGAACGAGGGGCATGGGAACCTCCAAGGCAATTCTGCGCCGCTGACAGCGGCGACTTGGGTTCAATTCTCAGGCTTTCGTCTCGGCGAGCGTCGCCGCGACGAGCGCGTTGGCATGGCCATGGCCGAGACCGTGCGTTTCCTTGAGGAACGCGACGATCTGCATATGCGCCTTGCCATCCTGCGCGCGGATGATGTCTTTCCAGTGCTCTATCGGCTGACCGTAGGTCTTCTCGATGGACGGGAAGTAGGATGCCGGTCCCTTGACCTTTTCCGTTTCGCTCATTCCGCGGCCTCCGCAATCGGCGCCGGGGAAAAGTCTTCCGGGAAATGCGTCATGGCGCTCATGACCGGATAGGGCGTGAAGCCGCCGAGAGCGCAGAGCGAGCCGAACTTCATCGTGTTGCAGAGGTCGGTCAGCAATTCGCGGTTCTTCTCCGGCTCGATGCCCCGGGCGATCTTGTCGGCCGTCTCGACGCCGCGCGTCGAGCCGATGCGGCAGGGCGTGCACTTGCCGCAGCTTTCGACGGCGCAGAACTCCATGGCGAAGCGCGCCTGTTTCAGCATGTCGACGGTGTCGTCGAAGACGGTGATGCCGGCATGGCCGATAAGGCCGTCTTTGGCGGCGAAGGCCTCGTAGTCGAACGGCGTGTCGAACAATGCGCGCGGGAAATAGGCGCCGAGCGGGCCGCCGACCTGCACGGCGCGGACCGGGCGGCCGGAGGCCGTGCCGCCGCCGATGTCATCGACGATCTCGCCGAGCGTCAGGCCGAAGGCGGTCTCGTAAAGACCACCATGCCTGACATTGCCGGCGATCTGGATGGGGATCGTGCCGCGCGAGCGGCCCATGCCGAAGTCGCGGTAGTAGTCCGCGCCCTTGTCCATGACGACAGGCACGGAGGCGAGCGAGATGACGTTGTTGACGACGGTCGGGCGGCCGAGGAAGCCTTGCAGGGCCGGCAGCGGCGGCTTGGCGCGCACGACGCCACGCTTGCCTTCGAGGCTGTTGAGCAGCGCAGTTTCCTCGCCGCAGACATAGGCGCCCGCTCCGGTGCGGATTTCCATGTCGAAGGCCTTGCCGGAGCCGAGCACGGACGGGCCGAGCACCCCGGCGGCACGCGCGACCTCGACGGCCTCGGTCATGACGGCGATGGCATGCGGATATTCCGAGCGGGTGTAGACGTAGCCCTTGGTCGCGCCCGTCGCGAGGCCGGCAATCGCCATGCCTTCGATCAGCACGAAGGGGTCGCCCTCCATGATCATGCGGTCGGCGAAGGTGCCGCTGTCGCCCTCGTCGGCATTGCAGACGATGTATTTCTGCGGGCCCGGGGCGTCGAGCACGGTCTTCCACTTGATGCCCGTCGGAAAGCCCGCGCCGCCGCGGCCGCGCAGGCCGCTGTCGGTGACCTGCTTGACGACATCGGCCGGAGCCATGGCGATGGCCGTTTCCAGGCCCTTCAGGCCGCCATGGGCCTTGTAGTCTTCCAGCGAGACGGGATCGATGACGCCGCAACGGGCGAAGGTGAGGCGGGTCTGGTTCTTGAGGAACGGAATGTCTTCCGTTGCCCCAAGACAGAGCGCATGGCTCTTGCCGTCCAGAAGGCCGGCATCGAGCAGGCCCGCAACGTCGGACGGTTTTACCGGACCATAGGCGATGCGGCCTTCGGCGGTCTCGACCTCGACCAGCGGTTCCAGCCAGTGCATGCCGCGCGAACCGTTGCGCACGATGGTGATATCGAGCTTGCGGGCATCGGCTTCGGCAGCGAGCGCCCTGGCGACGCGGTCGGCACCGAGGGCGAGTGCGGCGGCATCGCGGGGAATGTAGATGCGTGCGGTCATCGGCGTGCCTCCGCAATGAGTTCCTGCGCAAGGTCGGCATCAATCCGTCCATGCACCTCGCCGTCGAACATGGCGGCAGGGGCGCAGGAACAGAGGCCGAGACAGTAGACGGGTTCGAGTGTCACGGCCCCATCCAGCGTCGTCTGGTGGAAATCGATGCCGAGCAGGGTCTTGATGCGCTCGGCGACCGCGTCCCCGCCCATCGACTGGCAGGCCTCGGCGCGACAGAGCTTCAGCACATGGCGCCCGGTGGGGTGGTCGCGGTAGTCGTGGTAGAAGGAAACGACGCCGTGCACTTCGGCGCGCGACAGGTTCAGTTCGCGCGCGATGACCGGCAGGCTTTCCTGCGGCACATAGCCGAATTCGGCCTGGATTTCGTGCAGGATGGGAAGAAGCGGCCCTTCGAGCCCCTTCAGCGCGGCGACGATGGCCAGCGTTCTTGCTCCGACATCGCTGCCGGTGACGTGCACGTTCATGGTCAGGCCTCCCAACCGACGCGAATGAACCGCAGGGAGATCAAGGGTTCCGGCGCGCCGATGCGATTGAAATTCCTCGGCGAAGACCGAACCCTTCCGACCTCCGCGACTATTCTAGCAGCTTCTCAGGTGGGAGACGACGGGTCAATAAAGCAGTCTCGTCGGGCAATAGAAAATTTCTATCAATCCATTCCACGCTCGGCCAGGATGCGGGCTTCATGCAACAGGGCGGAGACCAGAGGCGTGAACGGTTCGCGGTGCGTGGCAACGAGGCCGACCGTGTGTTTCGGATTGGGCTCGACGAGGGAAACTATACTCAATTCCTCATGAAATCCGAAGGATCGGGCGACATTGCTGGGCATGATGCTGCTCCAGCGTCCCGTGCGCACATGGGAAAGCAGCACGATCATCGAGTTGGATTCGAGCGACGGCTGGATGGTGATGCCGGCATCGGTGAAGTGGCGGTTGATGATACGGCGGTTCTGCATATCGGCGGTCAATAGGCAAAGCCTAACGCTGCCGGCCTCCTGCCAGGTCACGCTTTCGCGATCCGAAAAGGGGCCGCCCTTGGCGGTGATGAGACAGTAGTGCTCATGCAGCAGCGGCACACTTGTCACACGCCCGAGCGGCTCGTTTTCCAGATAGGTGAGACCCGCGTCGATCTCGAGATTTTCGAGGAGGCCGAGGATCTTGATCGAGGTGGTCGAGACGATGGAAAAGGTGACGTCCGGGTGCTTTTCCTGGAACGGGCCGGTGATGCGCGGCACCATGGCGAGCGTCGTCGGAATGGCGGCGAGGCGGATATGGCCGGAAAGGCCCCTGCGCGCGGCGCGCATCTCTTCGCGCATGGTGCGCGTGTCGCCGACGATGCGGCGCGCCCATTCCAGCACGCGCTGGCCCTCCGGCGTCAGGCCC
This region includes:
- the fdhD gene encoding formate dehydrogenase accessory sulfurtransferase FdhD; protein product: MPDFATSIKVPETARRSGRLADGERFVPEETPVAFSYAGSTHAVMMATPADLEDFAVGFSLTEGIIGDPVEIETIDVLQEDKGIDLQIRLADVQNDALTARRRHMAGPVGCGLCGIESIEQAVRVTPSVRSSSLTLSEDDVVEAVRLLNGQQPLHMATRAVHGAGFYVPAAGLVAVREDVGRHNALDKLVGAARRAGHAGSAGAVVVTSRVSVEMVQKTAVIGSPFIIAISAPTALAIRTAQEAGMTLIALVRGEEFEIFTGAERIVSGPERRAGNG
- the fdhF gene encoding formate dehydrogenase subunit alpha, with amino-acid sequence MPLVPEIDFGTPASRSEKMVTLTIDGNEITVPEGTSIMRASMEAGIQVPKLCATDMVDAFGSCRLCLVEIEGRNGTPASCTTPVAPGLVVHTQTGRLKDIRKGVMELYISDHPLDCLTCAANGDCELQDMAGAVGLRDVRYGYEGDNHVKARNNGETNARWMPKDESNPYFTYDPSKCIVCSRCVRACEEVQGTFALTIEGRGFDSRVSPGMHEHFLDSECVSCGACVQACPTATLTEKSVIEIGQPEHSVVTTCAYCGVGCSFKAEMRGEELVRMVPWKDGQANRGHSCVKGRFAYGYSTHRERILNPMIREKISDPWREVTWEEAYAHVAAEFRRIQYQYGRDSVGGITSSRCTNEETYLVQKLIRAGFGNNNVDTCARVCHSPTGYGLGQAFGTSAGTQDFDSVEHTDVVIIIGANPTDAHPVFGSRLKKRLRQGAKLIVIDPRRIDLVSSPHVKASYHLPLRPGTNVAVVTALAHVIVTEGLFDEKFIRERCDWSEFEDWAGFVAEPRHSPEETEALTGVPAEALRGAARLFATGGNGSIYYGLGVTEHSQGSTTVMAIANLAMATGNIGREGVGVNPLRGQNNVQGSCDMGSFPHELPGYRHISDDATREIFEKLWGVTLNNEPGLRINNMLDAAVEGSFMGLYIQGEDILQSDPDTKHVSAGLAAMECVVVQDLFLNETANYAHVFLPGSTFLEKDGTFTNAERRINRVRRVMTPKNGYGDWEVTQNLAKAMGLDWNYNHPSEIMDEIAATTPSFALVSYDYLDKVGSVQWPCNEQHPLGSPIMHTDGFVRGKGKFIRTEYVATDEKTGPRFPLLLTTGRILSQYNVGAQTRRTDNVVWHEEDRLEIHPHDAQNRGIRDGDWVRLGSRAGETTLRALITDRVAPGVVYTTFHHPLTQANVITTDFSDWATNCPEYKVTAVQISPSNGPSDWQVEYDELSKRSRRIAGKLEAAE
- a CDS encoding DUF4287 domain-containing protein — its product is MSETEKVKGPASYFPSIEKTYGQPIEHWKDIIRAQDGKAHMQIVAFLKETHGLGHGHANALVAATLAETKA
- a CDS encoding NADH-quinone oxidoreductase subunit NuoF translates to MTARIYIPRDAAALALGADRVARALAAEADARKLDITIVRNGSRGMHWLEPLVEVETAEGRIAYGPVKPSDVAGLLDAGLLDGKSHALCLGATEDIPFLKNQTRLTFARCGVIDPVSLEDYKAHGGLKGLETAIAMAPADVVKQVTDSGLRGRGGAGFPTGIKWKTVLDAPGPQKYIVCNADEGDSGTFADRMIMEGDPFVLIEGMAIAGLATGATKGYVYTRSEYPHAIAVMTEAVEVARAAGVLGPSVLGSGKAFDMEIRTGAGAYVCGEETALLNSLEGKRGVVRAKPPLPALQGFLGRPTVVNNVISLASVPVVMDKGADYYRDFGMGRSRGTIPIQIAGNVRHGGLYETAFGLTLGEIVDDIGGGTASGRPVRAVQVGGPLGAYFPRALFDTPFDYEAFAAKDGLIGHAGITVFDDTVDMLKQARFAMEFCAVESCGKCTPCRIGSTRGVETADKIARGIEPEKNRELLTDLCNTMKFGSLCALGGFTPYPVMSAMTHFPEDFSPAPIAEAAE
- a CDS encoding formate dehydrogenase subunit gamma, which codes for MNVHVTGSDVGARTLAIVAALKGLEGPLLPILHEIQAEFGYVPQESLPVIARELNLSRAEVHGVVSFYHDYRDHPTGRHVLKLCRAEACQSMGGDAVAERIKTLLGIDFHQTTLDGAVTLEPVYCLGLCSCAPAAMFDGEVHGRIDADLAQELIAEARR
- a CDS encoding LysR family transcriptional regulator encodes the protein MIDKLEYFIALAREKHFARAAEELGISQPTLSAAIRQLEDQLGVMLVVRGSRFQGLTPEGQRVLEWARRIVGDTRTMREEMRAARRGLSGHIRLAAIPTTLAMVPRITGPFQEKHPDVTFSIVSTTSIKILGLLENLEIDAGLTYLENEPLGRVTSVPLLHEHYCLITAKGGPFSDRESVTWQEAGSVRLCLLTADMQNRRIINRHFTDAGITIQPSLESNSMIVLLSHVRTGRWSSIMPSNVARSFGFHEELSIVSLVEPNPKHTVGLVATHREPFTPLVSALLHEARILAERGMD